CATCGGTCCATCCTTGAGGTCCGGTTGCCGAAGCACTTCGACAAACCGacggacatgaggtacgatGGAACCCAAGACCCTCTGAAACACCTCACGGCTTTCGAGGCTAGAATGAATCTGGAGGGAGTAGGGGATGAGGTGAGGTGCGGGGCCTTCCCGGTCACCCTAGCCGGACCCGCGATCCGATGGTTTAACGGCCTCCCGCAGGGATCCATCTACGGATTTTCGGACATCAGCCGTGCCTTCCTGGCTCAGTTCACAACACGGATAGCAAAGGCAAAACACCCGATCAACCTGCTCGGGATAACCCAGAGACCCGGGGAGCCGACCAGAAAGTACCTGGATCGTTTTAACGATGAATGCGTGGAAATCGACGGCCTAACCGACTCGGTGGCCAGCCTTTGCCTGACGAACGGCCTCCTGAACGAGGACTTTCGAAAACACCTTACCACGAAACCGGTTTGAACGATGCACGAGATCCAAACGGTGGCTAAGGAATACATAAATGACGAAGAAGTCAGCCAGGTCGTGGCCGCCAATAAACGGCATTCCGACTACAATCAACCTGGGCAACAGGGTAACGGGGAGAGACACAAAGAACAAGCCAAGGAGGGAGGACCGACCAAGGCACACAGATCGTTTCCCCGGATCGGGAAGTTCACCAACTACACTCCACTCACCCTTCCCATTGTGGAAGTTTATCAGCAAATAGCCGAGAGAGGGATCTTGTCGAAGCCCCAACCACTCAAGGACCGAACGGGGGGGAACAAGAGCCTCTACTGTGACTACCACAAGGGCTACGGACACCAAACTCAAGACTGCTTTGACCTGAGGGATGCATTAGAGCAAGCAATAAGAGATGGCAAACTCTCTGAGTTCTCCCATCTCATACGGGAGCTAAGGAGACGGCAATGCGACCAAGACAGCAAAGAGGCCAAGACCCGAGCGGCAAAGCGGCGACAAGAGCCAGAAGACAAAGACCACGGTCTTACGGTGATAAACGTAGTAACCGCCAAAAACTCCACTCCGAGGTCTAGGTCAGCTCACAAGAAAGACGCCAAAATCCTAGCAGTCTTCTCCGCCCCAATGAGAAGTTCTAAGAGGCCCCCATGCGTCTCCTTTGGCCCCGAAGACCAATGGTTCGACGAGGCATCCGAGAACCCACCTATGGTCATCACGGCCAGGGTGGGAACCGGCCTCGTCAAACGGATCCTTGTCGACACGGGGGCAGACTCAAACATCATGTTTCACAATGTGTTCGACGCTCTATGATTAAGGGACGCCGACCTGTCATCGCACCAACACGGGTTCATCGGATTAGGTGACCACTTCATCAAGCCAGACGGAGTAATATCCCTGCCGATCTTTGTGGGATAGGCACAGGGCCGGAGATCGGCAATGGCCGAATTCGTGGATCTCCGAGATTCGACAGCCTACAACATCATCTTAGGAAGAAAGCCGATCAATGATGTTGAAGCGATAATCAACACGAAGCTTCTAGTCATGAAGTTTGTTACCGACGATGGGTCCGTAGGGTCCATAAGGGGAGATCTGGAAACGGCGGTCGCTTGCGACAATGCCAGCCTGTCCTTAAGGAAGAAATCTAAGGAAGCGTCGGGGGTGTTCTTAGCAGACCTAGACGCCAGGGTAGACGACAAGCCCAGGCCGCAACTAGAAGGGGACCTGGAAAGGTTCAGGGTCGGCGACACGGAGGAAAAGTTCACGTTCGTCAACAGGAACCTCCCACATGAATTGAAGGAGCCCCTGGTAGAAATGATCAGGGCCAATGGGGATCTGTTCGCCTGGACACCagccgacatgccgggcatagaccctGAAATTATGTCACATCACCTGGCCGTGAAGTCGGATGCGCGCCCGGTAGCCCAGCGGAGACGCAAGATGTTGCGGGAGAGGGCAGAGGAGGTGGCCGGGTAGACGGCCAGCCTCCTAGAAGCAGGTTTCATACGAGAACTAGACTACTCGACGTGGCTCTCGAATGTAGTTCTAGTAAAGAAGCACAGCGGCAAATGGGAATGTGCGTAGACTACTCCGACCTTAACAAGGCATGCCCAAAAGATTGTTTCCCCCTCCCCAACATAGATGCACTCGTCGACGCTGCGGCAGGTTACCGCTATTTGAGCTTCATGGACGCTTACTCCGGCTACAaccagataccgatgcaccgtCCCGACGAGGACAAGACGGCATTTATAACGCCGGAAGGAACCTTCTGTTATAAGGTGATGTCGTTAGGGCTGAAAAATGCAGGAGCAACATACCAGAGGCTGATGAACAAGATATTCCACGACCTCATAGGCAAGACTGTAGAggtctatgtggatgacatcCTCGCAAAGACAACGTGACCTGACGACCTCCTGAATGACCTGGCAAAGGTATTCGCCTCTCTCCGACAACATGGCATGAGACTCAATCCCATCAAATGTGCCTTCGCTATGGAAGCGGAAAAGTTCCTAGGATTCATGATAACCCAAAGAGGGGTAGAAGCTAACCCGGAGAAATGCCAAGCGATCCTCCAGATGAAGAGCCCGGGTTGTATCAAGGACGTCCAGAGATTGGCAGGACGACTGACCTTGCTATCCCGTTTTCTCGGAGCCTCGGCAGCAAAGGCCCTGCCTTTCTTTAACCTCATGAAGAAAGGGATAGCGTTCAAATGGACACCCGCGTGCGAGGAAGCTTTTAGGCACTTCAAGGAAATCCTGGTGGCACTCCCGGTTCTCGGGAAACCAAGGGTCGGGGAGCCGCTGTACCTGTACCTCGCCATAACAGGAGAAGCCCTGGCCGGGGTTCTGGTAAGAGAAGAAGGGATGGCTCAACAACCGGTCTATTTCATGAGCAGAGCCTTATAAGGGGCAGAATTAAGGTACAGCAAACTGGAAAAACTAGCTCTAGCACTCTTGACCTCTTCACGGAGGTTAAAACAATACTTCCAAAGTCACCGGATAGTCGTAAGAACGGACCAAGGGATCCGACAAGTGCTCCAAAAACCCGACCTGGCGGGAAGGATGATGACTTGGTCCATCGAACTTTCCCAATATGACATACGGTACGAG
This sequence is a window from Arachis duranensis cultivar V14167 chromosome 2, aradu.V14167.gnm2.J7QH, whole genome shotgun sequence. Protein-coding genes within it:
- the LOC107474681 gene encoding uncharacterized protein LOC107474681, whose protein sequence is MGATPFHRSILEVRLPKHFDKPTDMRYDGTQDPLKHLTAFEARMNLEGVGDEVRCGAFPVTLAGPAIRWFNGLPQGSIYGFSDISRAFLAQFTTRIAKAKHPINLLGITQRPGEPTRKYLDRFNDECVEIDGLTDSVASLCLTNGLLNEDFRKHLTTKPV
- the LOC107474682 gene encoding uncharacterized protein LOC107474682, giving the protein MHEIQTVAKEYINDEEVSQVVAANKRHSDYNQPGQQGNGERHKEQAKEGGPTKAHRSFPRIGKFTNYTPLTLPIVEVYQQIAERGILSKPQPLKDRTGGNKSLYCDYHKGYGHQTQDCFDLRDALEQAIRDGKLSEFSHLIRELRRRQCDQDSKEAKTRAAKRRQEPEDKDHGLTVINVVTAKNSTPRSRSAHKKDAKILAVFSAPMRSSKRPPCVSFGPEDQWFDEASENPPMVITARVGTGLVKRILVDTGADSNIMFHNVFDAL